The following proteins come from a genomic window of Mycobacterium sp. DL:
- a CDS encoding PE-PPE domain-containing protein, whose translation MSLDLWLPSQGALISSAWLEDSAGKAGAPAPEDLSFVLVANPLRKYGGVRPVYDLGDTTYVLIRSQNIPLLEPLRILGLNELAERLNDPLTAIIDSADTPIFSSLMAERDTQSDDATDDDVSTVVIDAPPADTAVDTSTDTDPDDPSISDLEADPSADDDSDDSNDYTASEDPQSGQDEGDTADEGDTADDVAKDDSDLDDSDADEDEDEAGSGTDEQSSEDDKPARSTDDSSDSDRADSGSSDSDSESSAD comes from the coding sequence GTGTCGCTTGATCTCTGGTTGCCCTCCCAAGGGGCACTCATCTCGAGTGCGTGGTTGGAGGACAGCGCCGGAAAGGCCGGCGCTCCCGCCCCGGAGGATCTGTCCTTCGTTCTCGTCGCCAATCCGCTGCGCAAGTACGGCGGCGTACGCCCGGTGTACGACCTCGGCGACACGACCTACGTCCTGATCCGGAGCCAGAACATCCCACTACTGGAGCCCCTGCGGATCCTCGGTCTGAACGAACTGGCCGAAAGGCTCAACGACCCGCTCACGGCGATCATCGATTCCGCCGACACCCCGATCTTCTCGTCGTTGATGGCCGAACGCGACACGCAGTCAGACGATGCAACCGACGACGACGTCAGCACTGTGGTGATCGACGCCCCGCCGGCTGACACCGCGGTCGATACCAGCACTGACACCGATCCGGACGACCCCTCGATCTCCGATCTCGAGGCTGATCCGTCCGCAGATGACGACTCGGACGACTCGAACGACTACACCGCCTCCGAAGATCCGCAGTCAGGGCAGGACGAGGGCGACACTGCCGACGAGGGCGACACTGCCGACGATGTCGCCAAGGACGACTCCGACCTCGACGATTCTGACGCAGACGAGGACGAGGACGAGGCCGGTTCAGGAACCGATGAACAATCCTCCGAAGACGACAAGCCCGCCCGCTCCACCGACGATTCTTCGGATTCAGACCGTGCCGACTCTGGTTCGTCGGACTCCGACTCGGAGTCGTCTGCCGACTAG
- the tpx gene encoding thiol peroxidase, with the protein MAQITLRGNAINTIGELPAVGSPAPGFTLTGTDLGEVKADGFANKPLLLNIFPSVDTPVCSASVRTFNERAAADGVSVLCVSKDLPFAQKRFCGAEDIENVEIASAFRTGFGEDYGVTITDGPMAGLLARAVVVIGADGAVTYTELVPEIGQEPDYDAALAALKA; encoded by the coding sequence ATGGCACAGATAACCCTGCGGGGAAATGCGATCAACACCATCGGAGAACTGCCCGCTGTCGGATCGCCGGCGCCCGGCTTCACCCTCACCGGCACCGATCTCGGCGAGGTCAAGGCCGACGGCTTCGCCAACAAGCCTCTGCTGCTCAACATCTTCCCGTCGGTGGACACCCCGGTCTGTTCTGCCAGCGTCCGCACATTCAACGAACGCGCGGCCGCGGACGGGGTGTCGGTGCTGTGTGTGTCCAAGGATCTGCCGTTCGCGCAGAAGCGGTTCTGCGGCGCCGAGGACATCGAGAATGTGGAGATCGCCTCGGCGTTCCGCACCGGCTTCGGTGAGGACTACGGGGTCACCATCACCGACGGTCCGATGGCAGGTCTGCTGGCCCGCGCTGTTGTGGTGATCGGTGCGGACGGCGCCGTGACGTATACCGAGTTGGTGCCCGAGATCGGGCAGGAGCCCGATTATGACGCGGCCCTGGCGGCGCTCAAGGCGTGA
- a CDS encoding DUF899 family protein: MTETNALPPVADAQTWREELDKLREREKAATRELDSIAAQRRRLPMVEMPDYTLIGADGPIRFADIFCGRSQLIVYNHMWSDGAEWQCGGCTGYTSQFTRLDFLDSYDARFVIVTAGPIDEALAYRDRVGNAMDWYSSSDSPFASDVDAAPGTGFAVNVFLRDGDTVYRTWHTNGRGTEQLSQTFPLIDVLPYGRQEEWQDSPEGWPKRPTYSGWLDSPDIAKMYGRPAPSTA, from the coding sequence ATGACCGAGACCAATGCCCTGCCGCCCGTGGCGGATGCCCAGACCTGGCGCGAGGAACTCGACAAGCTACGGGAGCGGGAGAAGGCCGCCACCCGCGAACTCGACTCGATCGCCGCGCAACGGCGCCGACTGCCGATGGTCGAGATGCCGGACTACACGTTGATCGGGGCGGACGGGCCGATCCGGTTCGCCGACATCTTCTGCGGACGCTCGCAGCTCATCGTCTACAACCACATGTGGAGTGACGGCGCCGAATGGCAGTGCGGCGGATGCACCGGCTACACATCACAATTCACCCGGCTGGACTTCCTCGACAGCTACGACGCGCGGTTTGTGATCGTGACCGCGGGACCGATCGACGAGGCGCTGGCCTACCGCGACAGGGTCGGCAACGCGATGGACTGGTACTCGTCGTCGGACAGTCCGTTCGCCTCCGATGTCGACGCGGCGCCCGGCACGGGGTTCGCGGTCAATGTGTTCCTGCGCGACGGTGACACCGTATACCGGACCTGGCATACCAACGGCCGGGGCACCGAGCAGCTCAGCCAGACCTTTCCGCTCATCGATGTACTGCCGTACGGCCGGCAGGAGGAATGGCAGGATTCGCCCGAGGGCTGGCCCAAGCGGCCGACGTACTCGGGCTGGTTGGACTCGCCTGATATCGCGAAGATGTACGGCAGACCCGCACCGTCGACTGCCTGA
- a CDS encoding fatty acyl-AMP ligase — protein MSRSGPRSTAIGDGLLQIGDCLDAGGGIVLPPGVNLISLIDRNIANVGESIAYRYLDFTGPGGGHALEMTWNELGVRMRAIAARIQRVAGRGDRVAILAPQGLDYVAAFFAAIKAGTIAVPLFVPELPGHAERLDTALHDAQPTAVLTTSATRNGIDDFLGARVAPTLRPDVIVIDDIPDSAAGDYVAAAVNVDDVSHLQYTGGATRPPVGVEITHRAVGTNLLQMILSIDLLDRNTHGVSWLPLYHDMGLSMIGFPAVYGGHSTLMSPTAFVRRPLRWIEALSAGSQIGRVVTAAPNFAYEWTVQRGLPAEGSGIDLKNVVMIVGSEPVNIDVIRMFNAAFAPFGLPRTAFKPSYGLAEATLFVSTIEPAAEATVVHLDRERLAAGHAVTVNSEHPRAVAQVSCGTIARSQWGVIVDPQTSAEIPDGRVGEIWLQGANIGRGYWGRPEDTDRIFGAHLTSTLATGSHAMGARSAGTWLRTGDLGCYLDGELFVTGRIADMLTVAGLSHYPQDIETSAAEASPIIRRGYAAAFTVPGEAGDSIVVVAERAAGTARIDRASAVDSIKAAVLHRHGLPVSDVRIVPAGSIPRTTSGKLARRACRSDYLGGAFD, from the coding sequence ATGAGTCGCAGCGGCCCGCGCAGCACCGCGATCGGTGACGGACTGCTGCAGATCGGCGATTGCCTGGATGCCGGGGGCGGCATCGTGTTGCCACCCGGCGTGAACTTGATCTCCCTGATCGACCGCAACATCGCCAACGTCGGTGAATCGATCGCGTACCGCTATCTGGATTTCACCGGACCCGGAGGCGGCCACGCCCTCGAGATGACGTGGAACGAGCTCGGCGTCCGGATGCGTGCGATCGCGGCACGCATCCAACGAGTGGCCGGACGGGGAGACCGGGTCGCGATTCTGGCACCCCAGGGTCTCGACTACGTGGCCGCCTTCTTCGCCGCGATCAAGGCCGGCACCATCGCGGTACCGCTGTTCGTGCCGGAGTTGCCAGGTCACGCAGAGCGTCTCGACACCGCCCTGCACGATGCACAACCCACCGCCGTGCTGACCACCTCGGCCACACGAAACGGCATCGACGACTTCCTGGGCGCCAGGGTTGCCCCGACACTGCGCCCGGATGTCATCGTGATCGACGACATCCCCGACTCCGCTGCCGGAGACTATGTGGCGGCCGCAGTCAACGTCGACGACGTCTCCCACCTTCAGTACACCGGCGGGGCCACGCGCCCGCCGGTAGGCGTCGAGATCACCCACCGGGCGGTGGGAACAAATCTCCTGCAGATGATCCTGTCGATCGACCTGCTCGACCGAAACACCCACGGCGTCAGTTGGTTACCGCTGTATCACGACATGGGTTTGTCGATGATCGGTTTCCCCGCGGTCTACGGCGGTCATTCCACCCTGATGTCACCCACGGCCTTCGTACGCCGTCCGCTGCGCTGGATCGAGGCATTGTCGGCGGGCTCGCAGATCGGCCGGGTCGTGACCGCCGCGCCGAACTTCGCCTACGAGTGGACAGTTCAGCGCGGCCTGCCCGCCGAAGGGTCGGGGATCGACCTGAAGAACGTCGTGATGATCGTGGGTTCCGAGCCCGTGAACATCGACGTGATCAGGATGTTCAACGCCGCGTTCGCACCGTTCGGCCTGCCCCGCACCGCGTTCAAGCCGTCCTACGGGCTGGCCGAAGCGACCTTGTTCGTTTCGACCATCGAGCCCGCCGCCGAGGCCACTGTGGTGCACCTCGATCGTGAACGGCTCGCCGCCGGCCACGCCGTCACAGTAAACTCCGAGCATCCGCGGGCCGTGGCGCAGGTGTCGTGCGGCACCATCGCCCGGAGTCAGTGGGGTGTGATCGTCGATCCGCAGACGTCCGCCGAGATTCCCGATGGCCGGGTCGGCGAGATCTGGTTACAGGGAGCGAACATCGGCCGAGGCTACTGGGGCAGACCGGAGGACACCGACCGCATCTTCGGTGCCCACCTCACCTCGACCTTGGCGACGGGCAGCCACGCAATGGGCGCTCGATCGGCTGGAACATGGTTGCGCACCGGAGATCTCGGCTGCTATCTGGACGGTGAGCTCTTCGTCACCGGTCGCATCGCCGACATGCTGACCGTGGCGGGGCTCAGCCACTACCCACAGGACATCGAGACCAGCGCTGCCGAGGCCTCGCCGATCATCCGGCGTGGTTATGCCGCGGCGTTCACAGTGCCGGGGGAGGCCGGTGACAGCATCGTGGTGGTCGCCGAGCGCGCCGCCGGAACCGCACGCATCGACCGGGCATCAGCGGTCGACTCGATCAAGGCTGCGGTGCTGCACCGCCACGGACTGCCGGTCAGCGACGTGCGCATCGTCCCCGCGGGATCGATCCCACGGACGACCAGCGGCAAGCTGGCCCGACGAGCCTGCCGCAGCGACTATCTCGGCGGCGCGTTCGACTGA
- the tenA gene encoding thiaminase II: MTQTNNASPRIGPADPDSWSTRLWTEIGPVYASITAHPFITGLTDGSLDPESFAHYVAQDVHYLRAYARALAVVAAKAPTLADTAVFARHAAEVFDVELALHGELLPALGLSQDAVEAAPVSPTTQAYNSYLLATVYSGSFADGLAAVLPCYWIYAEVGAELMQRGSTDARYQRWIDSYGGEEFATTVTEVLRLADRTGPGLTPVDESGARAHFVTTSRYEWMFFDAAHRQEVWPV, encoded by the coding sequence ATGACCCAGACCAACAACGCATCGCCGAGGATCGGCCCGGCTGACCCTGATTCGTGGTCCACCCGACTGTGGACGGAGATCGGTCCGGTCTACGCGTCGATCACAGCGCACCCGTTCATCACCGGCCTCACCGACGGCAGCCTCGACCCCGAGTCCTTCGCGCACTATGTCGCCCAGGACGTCCACTACCTGCGTGCCTACGCTCGCGCACTGGCGGTGGTGGCGGCGAAGGCGCCCACGCTGGCCGATACGGCCGTGTTCGCCCGGCATGCCGCCGAGGTCTTCGACGTGGAACTGGCGCTGCACGGTGAGCTGCTGCCCGCGCTCGGGCTGAGTCAGGACGCCGTCGAAGCGGCTCCGGTGTCTCCCACCACGCAGGCCTACAACAGCTATCTGCTGGCCACCGTCTACAGCGGCAGCTTCGCGGACGGGTTGGCCGCGGTGCTCCCCTGCTACTGGATCTACGCAGAGGTCGGAGCCGAGCTGATGCAGCGGGGCTCGACCGACGCCCGCTATCAACGCTGGATCGACAGCTACGGAGGCGAGGAGTTCGCCACGACCGTCACCGAGGTCCTGCGTCTGGCCGATCGGACCGGTCCGGGCCTCACTCCGGTGGACGAGTCGGGTGCGCGCGCACACTTCGTCACGACGTCGCGCTACGAGTGGATGTTCTTCGACGCGGCCCACCGGCAAGAGGTCTGGCCGGTCTGA
- a CDS encoding GTP cyclohydrolase II gives MPADAAAPPPPKPAGGHIRLTSHSGGAGAPAIVWGAPTAALRGPVVGTTATRAHRNVVGTHSGAYGVYRALAVAAGSLSRDHRADLTNTSPTDIVGPHPQWGDAASIVSLDPWGAMVAEVFADELAAGLDIRPTIAVTKAQVILPEIGEAIVKGRLIPDERVLLSTGAAQVTKAAIEPVWHLPGVARRFGCSETDLRRALFEETGGMYPELVTRSDLEVFLPPIGGQTIYIFGDPRGLADPSVELTARVHDECNGSDVFGSDICTCRPYLTHAIEECILGAQRGGVGLVAYSRKEGRALGEVTKFLVYNARKRQIGGDTADQYFARTECVAGVQDMRFQELMPDVLHWLGISKIHRLVSMSNMKYDAITGSGIEVGERVSIPDELIPADAQVEIDAKTAAGYYTPGTAPDATELRKVKGRGLDA, from the coding sequence ATGCCCGCCGATGCCGCCGCACCGCCTCCCCCGAAGCCCGCGGGCGGACACATCCGGCTGACCTCACACAGCGGCGGCGCCGGCGCCCCGGCCATCGTCTGGGGTGCTCCCACGGCGGCGCTGCGTGGTCCGGTCGTCGGAACCACGGCCACCCGGGCCCATCGAAATGTCGTCGGAACCCACAGTGGCGCCTACGGCGTCTACCGCGCGTTGGCCGTCGCGGCGGGGTCGCTGTCGCGTGACCACCGTGCGGATCTGACCAACACCTCGCCGACGGATATCGTCGGCCCCCACCCGCAATGGGGCGACGCCGCGTCGATCGTCAGCCTGGATCCGTGGGGCGCGATGGTGGCCGAGGTCTTCGCCGACGAACTCGCCGCCGGACTCGACATCCGTCCCACGATCGCGGTCACCAAGGCGCAGGTGATCCTGCCCGAGATCGGGGAGGCGATCGTCAAGGGCCGCCTCATCCCGGACGAACGGGTACTGCTGTCGACCGGGGCGGCGCAGGTGACCAAGGCCGCGATCGAACCGGTGTGGCATCTACCCGGTGTGGCCCGGCGCTTCGGCTGCAGTGAAACCGATTTGCGGCGAGCGCTTTTCGAAGAGACCGGCGGTATGTACCCGGAGCTGGTGACACGGTCGGATCTCGAGGTGTTCCTACCGCCCATCGGCGGCCAGACGATCTACATCTTCGGCGACCCCCGTGGCCTCGCCGACCCGAGCGTGGAACTGACAGCCCGGGTGCACGACGAGTGCAACGGTTCGGACGTGTTCGGGTCTGACATCTGCACCTGCCGGCCCTATCTCACCCACGCGATCGAAGAGTGCATCCTGGGGGCGCAGCGCGGCGGGGTCGGCCTGGTGGCCTACTCGCGCAAAGAGGGGCGCGCACTCGGTGAGGTGACGAAGTTCCTCGTCTACAACGCACGCAAACGCCAGATCGGCGGCGACACCGCCGACCAGTACTTCGCCCGCACCGAATGTGTTGCGGGTGTGCAGGACATGCGGTTCCAGGAGCTCATGCCCGACGTCCTGCACTGGCTCGGCATCAGCAAGATCCACCGACTGGTGTCCATGAGCAACATGAAGTACGACGCGATCACCGGATCCGGAATCGAGGTCGGTGAGCGGGTGTCGATCCCCGACGAGCTCATTCCCGCCGACGCGCAGGTCGAGATCGACGCGAAGACGGCGGCCGGCTACTACACCCCCGGGACGGCACCGGACGCCACCGAACTCAGAAAGGTCAAGGGCAGGGGCCTGGACGCATGA
- the ripD gene encoding NlpC/P60 family peptidoglycan-binding protein RipD has product MRRVLVLVIGFALLVATPGLATASPRSATNQKAVDLVIARALSQRGVPFAYGGGGASGPSKGTVSVPEPDQAATDAGALDLAPGLNLPTVTPGLGVPAPAPEPRRIEAVGFDASGLMVYAYAGAGVKLPRSSGEQYKVGQKVTPNLALPGDLLFYGPEGTQSVALFIGNGQMVETTDSGVAVSPVRTKDMTPYLVRIIA; this is encoded by the coding sequence ATGCGACGCGTTCTGGTCCTCGTAATCGGTTTTGCCCTTTTGGTGGCGACGCCAGGCCTCGCGACCGCCAGCCCGCGCTCGGCCACCAACCAGAAGGCCGTGGACCTGGTGATCGCGCGGGCCCTCTCGCAGCGCGGCGTCCCGTTCGCCTACGGCGGCGGCGGCGCCTCGGGGCCGAGCAAGGGCACCGTCTCTGTGCCCGAACCAGATCAGGCGGCGACCGATGCCGGGGCGCTCGACCTGGCGCCAGGACTGAACCTGCCTACCGTCACGCCGGGTCTCGGCGTCCCGGCACCCGCCCCCGAGCCACGACGGATCGAGGCAGTGGGTTTTGATGCGTCCGGACTCATGGTGTACGCCTACGCCGGTGCCGGGGTGAAGCTGCCGAGATCCTCGGGCGAGCAGTACAAGGTCGGCCAGAAGGTCACGCCGAACCTCGCGCTACCGGGCGACCTTCTGTTCTACGGCCCCGAGGGAACTCAGAGCGTCGCGCTCTTCATCGGCAATGGCCAGATGGTCGAGACCACCGACTCCGGGGTGGCCGTCTCACCGGTCCGCACCAAGGACATGACTCCGTATCTGGTGCGCATCATCGCGTGA